One segment of Candidatus Obscuribacterales bacterium DNA contains the following:
- a CDS encoding pentapeptide repeat-containing protein has protein sequence MELDLIRTGQIKQLAGTDLEDEDLSGLDLSQVNLAGANLTGADLSQAKLLNARLDGAILVGCHCYLADLRGSLLGTNLMQANLTEADLRGSNLRGANLMQTQLRQACLAGAFLSGASLMGAHLSGADLRGADLRGSNLSNSNLEGANLSQADLQGAVLAGANLQEADLRGANLTGANLGGANLLCCDLSGAVLVGMNWTGACVLGTLLETTSNA, from the coding sequence ATGGAGCTTGACCTGATTCGTACCGGACAGATCAAACAGTTAGCTGGCACTGACCTTGAAGATGAAGATCTATCTGGTCTAGATCTCAGCCAAGTTAACCTTGCAGGGGCCAATCTCACTGGAGCCGATCTATCCCAGGCTAAATTACTGAATGCTCGATTAGACGGAGCCATTCTAGTCGGATGTCATTGTTATTTGGCCGATCTACGCGGTAGTTTGTTGGGCACCAACCTCATGCAGGCTAACCTCACCGAAGCTGATCTGCGGGGCAGCAATCTGCGGGGAGCCAATTTGATGCAAACCCAACTACGCCAAGCCTGCTTAGCCGGAGCCTTTTTGAGCGGGGCATCGCTTATGGGAGCCCACCTCTCCGGGGCAGACTTACGGGGTGCAGACCTTCGGGGCAGCAATCTCAGCAACAGCAACCTAGAAGGTGCCAATCTGAGCCAAGCCGATCTCCAAGGGGCGGTATTAGCTGGTGCCAACCTCCAAGAGGCCGACCTGCGCGGAGCCAACCTCACAGGTGCTAACCTCGGTGGAGCCAATCTGCTGTGTTGTGACTTATCCGGAGCCGTGCTCGTGGGCATGAATTGGACAGGAGCCTGTGTATTAGGCACGTTGCTGGAAACAACAAGCAACGCCTAG
- a CDS encoding DICT sensory domain-containing protein, with protein MLDGSILKNLQLAHQSGDSGQRSLNFGVYYKNTLVALCHALEDAILESQANPLVITAFQRGKWYLEEAERYGAIAQQSESVVIMAADDAGFADHPTSQRSNVDIVPLRDDDPVAQEWHLIIVSPDYMAMVLCQELSAADYADLGLPQTDLERRFYGFWTFEPDLVLETAELAIAHLGSYNPTLQAQLAQHLATITREAAQPQALCRQPTSERLGQVVARVVDYLRTHQTTLESTTGQRPQSRHQNLDQNLTSNELQAFLRAAQLIDQADLSNPMAAAEVATLAEAMGHLLDLPTWQLHRLRLAGLLSRVSGIGASHLDTSLPAEPEDIDATSLPLTCALTPGTQVLRTMPRLRAIATIITHQTEWWNGQGYPAGLSGDEIPLESRILGLATAFQKHLAKRRSDRTGPTATSLTADQWLDAFVACQVDQSDRWDPKLLDTLELLVNGLRQGLELPIVTPKIAAGLWLLDSHCDQSPLVTWGQNPDRSSTPLH; from the coding sequence ATGTTAGACGGATCAATTCTCAAGAACCTACAGCTTGCCCATCAGTCTGGCGACTCAGGGCAGCGATCGCTCAATTTTGGCGTGTATTACAAAAACACGCTGGTGGCCCTATGCCATGCCTTAGAAGACGCCATTTTAGAATCCCAGGCCAACCCCTTGGTGATTACCGCCTTCCAGCGAGGGAAATGGTACCTGGAAGAAGCGGAACGCTATGGGGCGATCGCTCAACAGTCTGAATCAGTAGTGATCATGGCGGCGGATGATGCGGGCTTTGCCGACCATCCCACCAGTCAGCGCTCCAATGTTGATATCGTGCCCCTACGAGATGATGACCCGGTGGCCCAGGAGTGGCACCTGATCATCGTCTCGCCAGACTACATGGCCATGGTGCTGTGCCAAGAGCTTTCCGCCGCAGACTATGCTGATTTGGGTCTACCCCAAACGGATCTGGAGCGACGATTCTATGGATTCTGGACCTTTGAGCCCGATTTGGTGCTGGAAACCGCTGAATTAGCGATCGCCCACCTAGGTTCCTACAATCCAACCCTGCAGGCACAGTTGGCCCAGCACTTGGCAACCATCACCCGGGAAGCGGCCCAGCCCCAAGCCCTCTGTCGCCAGCCCACCTCCGAGCGTTTAGGTCAGGTCGTGGCCCGTGTGGTGGACTACCTGCGCACCCATCAAACGACCCTAGAATCGACTACAGGACAGCGGCCCCAGAGCCGTCACCAAAACCTGGATCAAAACCTGACGTCTAACGAACTTCAGGCCTTCCTGCGCGCGGCCCAGTTGATCGACCAAGCCGACCTGAGTAACCCCATGGCAGCAGCGGAAGTGGCTACCCTAGCAGAAGCCATGGGGCACTTGCTAGATCTGCCAACTTGGCAACTGCATCGCCTACGCCTAGCCGGGCTACTCTCCCGCGTGTCCGGCATTGGAGCTAGCCACCTCGACACCTCCCTCCCCGCCGAGCCTGAGGATATCGATGCCACCTCCCTGCCCCTCACCTGTGCCCTCACCCCCGGCACCCAGGTGTTGCGCACCATGCCTAGACTGCGGGCGATCGCCACCATCATTACCCATCAAACGGAATGGTGGAATGGTCAGGGCTATCCGGCCGGGCTATCTGGCGATGAAATTCCCCTAGAGTCTCGTATTTTAGGGTTGGCAACGGCGTTTCAGAAGCATTTGGCTAAGCGACGCAGCGATCGCACCGGCCCAACCGCCACCAGCCTCACCGCCGATCAATGGCTAGATGCCTTTGTCGCCTGTCAAGTTGACCAGAGCGATCGCTGGGATCCTAAGCTGCTCGATACCCTTGAACTGCTGGTCAATGGTCTGCGCCAAGGGCTGGAGTTACCCATTGTGACCCCCAAAATTGCCGCTGGGCTTTGGCTGCTCGATTCCCACTGTGACCAAAGTCCCCTGGTTACCTGGGGGCAAAACCCTGACCGTTCATCCACCCCGTTGCACTAA